Proteins from one Microbacterium sp. Root553 genomic window:
- a CDS encoding LpqB family beta-propeller domain-containing protein — protein sequence MMRRTRRILRGLAIATTVLMLTACTGLPTSGDAQPGLALGASPEDPDFLPLASGPADGAAPAAIVEGFMEAAITPADNWDTARKFLTPDLASTWRPNTGVSIDVSASTRLFTSSIEEDDEPAAGDTADVRVTFDQLASVDATGAYSESFGASNSAFVVVFDDGQWRISEAPDGVVIDESRFSRVYDDFALQYYDQTWERLVPDVRWFPRRATVATTIAQSLIGGAPSPWLDPAVQSAFPQGVQLARDAVPIDSDQVADVALNREALSLDPKTLARMRTQLQSTFAAAGVQISQVRFTVDGRTLEAGVVKLVEDPADTGSIVLRDGEFGTLVGSEITPIAGVTEEILAVTQPISAIDVALDGTRAAVKLADGHVYLAGEGQFDELDERANLVRPSMDPYGYTWSVPSNAPAALQAIGSEVAPNAISGAWPDASSVSAIRVSVDGARIAAVVVVGGERWIVVSSVIRDETGMPTELGPIEPLAQLGGSATALVWLGPDRLGVLADLEDRTVITQIVGGTGTSEVAPTDAVSLAGARSASGLRVLGAGGAVFARTGSAWSESISGVALLATRAGH from the coding sequence ATGATGCGTCGGACCCGCCGTATCCTGCGCGGCCTCGCCATCGCGACGACCGTGCTGATGCTGACCGCGTGCACGGGGCTGCCCACGTCCGGCGACGCCCAGCCCGGGCTCGCCCTCGGGGCATCCCCGGAGGACCCCGACTTCCTCCCTCTCGCCTCGGGCCCTGCGGACGGCGCCGCTCCGGCCGCGATCGTCGAGGGTTTCATGGAGGCGGCGATCACGCCGGCGGACAACTGGGACACCGCGCGCAAGTTCCTCACCCCCGACCTCGCGTCGACCTGGCGCCCGAACACCGGCGTCTCGATCGACGTGAGCGCGTCGACGCGCCTGTTCACCTCGAGTATCGAGGAGGACGACGAGCCTGCCGCCGGTGACACCGCCGACGTGCGCGTCACCTTCGATCAGCTGGCCAGCGTCGATGCGACCGGCGCATACTCGGAGTCGTTCGGAGCGTCGAACTCCGCCTTCGTGGTGGTGTTCGACGACGGGCAGTGGCGGATCTCCGAGGCGCCCGACGGCGTCGTGATCGACGAGTCCCGGTTCTCGCGCGTCTACGACGACTTCGCTCTGCAGTACTACGACCAGACCTGGGAGCGCCTGGTGCCCGACGTGCGCTGGTTCCCCCGTCGTGCCACGGTCGCCACGACGATCGCGCAGTCTCTGATCGGCGGCGCCCCCAGCCCCTGGCTCGACCCGGCGGTGCAGAGCGCGTTCCCGCAGGGCGTGCAGCTCGCGCGGGACGCCGTGCCGATCGATTCGGACCAGGTCGCGGACGTGGCACTGAATCGCGAAGCGCTGAGTCTGGATCCGAAGACCCTCGCCCGGATGCGCACGCAGCTGCAGAGCACGTTCGCCGCGGCCGGCGTGCAGATCAGCCAGGTGCGCTTCACCGTCGACGGGCGCACCCTCGAAGCCGGGGTCGTCAAGCTCGTGGAGGACCCCGCCGACACCGGGAGCATCGTGCTGCGGGACGGCGAGTTCGGAACCCTCGTGGGCAGCGAGATCACTCCCATCGCCGGCGTCACGGAGGAGATCCTCGCCGTGACGCAGCCGATCTCGGCGATCGACGTGGCGCTCGACGGCACGCGTGCGGCGGTGAAACTCGCGGACGGCCACGTGTATCTCGCGGGCGAGGGACAGTTCGACGAACTGGATGAGCGCGCGAACCTCGTGCGTCCGTCGATGGACCCGTACGGCTACACCTGGTCGGTGCCCTCGAACGCCCCGGCCGCGCTGCAGGCGATCGGCAGCGAGGTGGCCCCGAACGCGATCTCCGGCGCGTGGCCCGACGCCTCCTCCGTCTCCGCCATCCGTGTCTCCGTCGACGGCGCGCGGATCGCCGCCGTCGTCGTGGTCGGCGGTGAACGGTGGATCGTCGTGTCGTCGGTGATCCGCGACGAGACGGGTATGCCCACCGAGCTGGGACCGATCGAACCTCTCGCGCAGCTGGGAGGTTCGGCGACCGCTCTCGTGTGGCTCGGTCCCGATCGCCTGGGGGTGCTCGCCGACCTCGAGGACCGCACGGTGATCACGCAGATCGTCGGTGGTACCGGCACGTCGGAGGTCGCGCCCACGGATGCCGTGTCGCTCGCGGGCGCTCGCAGCGCCTCGGGGCTGCGGGTTCTCGGTGCCGGCGGGGCCGTCTTCGCCCGCACCGGCTCGGCGTGGAGCGAGTCGATCAGCGGCGTCGCGCTCCTCGCCACGCGGGCCGGGCACTGA
- a CDS encoding pyridoxal phosphate-dependent aminotransferase, giving the protein MTPTRHFDQSSKLKNVLYEIRGNTLVEAARLEAEGHRILKLNTGNPAIFGFEAPHQIVHDMLAALPTAHGYSDSKGIVSARRAVVSRYEEIEGFPRFGPEDVFLGNGVSELITMTMQALLDEGDEVLIPAPDYPLWTAMTSLADGTPVHYLCDEDSGWQPDLEDIRSKITPRTKALVIINPNNPTGVVYSREILEGMVQIARENQLLLLSDEIYDRILFDDAVHIPTATLAPDLLCLTFNGLSKTYRVAGFRSGWLVITGPQSHAKGFLEGINLLASTRLCPNVPAQYAVQAALGGVQSIDALIAPTGRLHEQRDIAWEGLESIPGVSCVKPAGALYAFPRLDPNVHEIRDDAKLVYDLLVSEHILLVQGTGFNWPTPDHLRLVTLPEPRVLAEAVERLGNFLSSYRQ; this is encoded by the coding sequence ATGACACCAACGCGCCACTTCGACCAGTCGTCGAAGCTCAAGAACGTCCTGTACGAGATCCGTGGGAACACGCTCGTCGAGGCGGCGCGTCTCGAGGCCGAAGGACATCGGATCCTCAAGCTCAACACCGGCAATCCTGCGATCTTCGGCTTCGAAGCCCCTCACCAGATCGTGCACGACATGCTCGCCGCGCTTCCGACCGCGCACGGCTACAGCGACAGCAAGGGCATCGTCTCGGCGCGGCGCGCCGTCGTGAGCCGGTACGAGGAGATCGAGGGCTTCCCGCGTTTCGGTCCGGAGGACGTCTTCCTCGGCAACGGCGTCTCGGAACTCATCACCATGACGATGCAGGCGCTGCTCGACGAGGGCGACGAGGTGCTGATCCCCGCGCCGGACTACCCGTTGTGGACGGCCATGACGAGCCTGGCGGACGGCACGCCGGTGCACTACCTCTGCGACGAGGACTCCGGGTGGCAGCCCGATCTCGAAGACATCCGGTCGAAGATCACGCCGCGCACCAAGGCCCTCGTGATCATCAATCCGAACAACCCCACCGGAGTCGTCTACTCGCGCGAGATCCTCGAGGGGATGGTGCAGATCGCCCGCGAGAACCAGCTGCTGCTGCTCTCGGACGAGATCTACGACCGCATCCTCTTCGACGACGCCGTGCACATCCCGACGGCCACCCTGGCGCCCGATCTGCTCTGCCTCACCTTCAACGGCTTGTCCAAGACCTACCGCGTCGCCGGATTCCGCTCGGGATGGCTCGTCATCACGGGGCCGCAGTCGCATGCGAAGGGCTTCCTCGAGGGGATCAACCTGCTCGCCTCCACTCGTCTGTGCCCGAACGTCCCCGCGCAGTACGCGGTGCAGGCGGCACTCGGCGGTGTCCAGTCGATCGACGCGCTGATCGCGCCGACCGGGCGGCTGCACGAGCAGCGCGACATCGCCTGGGAAGGACTCGAATCGATCCCCGGAGTCTCGTGCGTGAAGCCGGCCGGCGCCCTCTATGCGTTCCCGCGCCTGGATCCGAACGTGCACGAGATCAGGGACGACGCGAAGCTCGTCTACGACCTGCTCGTCTCGGAGCACATTCTGCTGGTGCAGGGAACCGGCTTCAACTGGCCGACACCGGACCACCTTCGTCTGGTCACCCTTCCCGAGCCTCGCGTGCTGGCCGAGGCCGTCGAGCGCCTCGGGAACTTCCTCTCGAGCTACCGCCAGTAG
- the mtrB gene encoding MtrAB system histidine kinase MtrB has product MAAPTATTTAVAVIRDWRGWPSVVSALWRSSLRFRTLTVTLLLTSTAILITCVTMALVIQNDLFESRKTEALEDAARAVNLAQVTLDSAALGDEPAALQELWDSVQADLRRYSTAEGFAGIRMNDDPDAVALNGFSAGLSANIISTGLSNRVVQFDDRQSWQSVGLDVAGRVVPGIIVGQQLQVPEAGSFQLYFAYDLADADNTLTFVQRTLWIAGIGLVAIVAAISFIVLRTVSTPIVEAAETSARLASGDLAVRIDVHGEDEIATLGRSFNAMADSIESQIKELGELSLVQQRFVSDVSHELRTPLTTIRLAADMLNDQRGEFDPTTARTTELLHTQVQRFETLLSDLLEISRYDAGSVQLELEATSLAHLAEDIIEQMQPLADGRGTELRLVAPGGYSPVDMDPRRVRRVLRNLIGNAIEHGEGRPVVVTVDSNQHAVAAGVRDFGLGMEPADAERVFDRFWRADPSRQRTIGGTGLGLSIALGDATLHGGSLAVWSELGVGTNFVLTLPRRGDASEGPSPISTEPQDSLSEIGDATQPIHLADIPAELFDRGSIE; this is encoded by the coding sequence ATGGCCGCGCCCACAGCGACCACCACGGCGGTCGCTGTCATCCGCGACTGGCGAGGCTGGCCGTCGGTCGTCAGCGCGCTGTGGCGGAGTTCGCTGCGATTCCGCACGCTGACGGTCACTCTGCTCCTCACGTCCACGGCGATCCTGATCACCTGCGTCACCATGGCCCTGGTCATCCAGAACGATCTCTTCGAGTCCCGCAAGACGGAGGCGCTCGAAGACGCGGCCCGCGCCGTGAACCTGGCGCAGGTGACCCTGGACTCCGCAGCCCTCGGCGATGAGCCCGCCGCACTGCAGGAACTCTGGGACAGCGTGCAGGCAGATCTCCGGCGCTACTCGACGGCAGAGGGCTTCGCCGGCATCCGGATGAACGACGACCCCGATGCCGTCGCACTGAACGGGTTCTCGGCGGGGTTGAGCGCCAACATCATCAGCACAGGTCTGAGCAACAGGGTCGTGCAGTTCGACGACCGCCAATCCTGGCAGTCGGTGGGGCTCGATGTCGCCGGCCGGGTCGTCCCGGGAATCATCGTCGGCCAGCAGCTGCAGGTGCCTGAGGCGGGATCCTTCCAGCTCTACTTCGCGTACGACCTCGCCGATGCCGACAACACCCTCACCTTCGTGCAGCGGACGCTGTGGATCGCCGGGATCGGACTCGTCGCCATCGTCGCAGCGATCTCGTTCATCGTGCTGCGCACCGTGTCGACCCCGATCGTCGAGGCCGCCGAGACCAGCGCCCGACTCGCGTCGGGCGACCTTGCGGTGCGCATCGACGTGCACGGAGAAGACGAGATCGCGACCCTCGGTCGGTCGTTCAACGCGATGGCCGACAGCATCGAGTCCCAGATCAAGGAGCTAGGCGAGCTCTCGCTCGTGCAGCAGCGATTCGTGTCCGACGTCTCGCACGAGCTGCGGACGCCGCTCACGACGATCCGGCTCGCGGCCGACATGCTCAACGACCAGCGCGGGGAGTTCGATCCGACCACCGCCCGGACGACCGAGCTGCTGCACACCCAGGTGCAGCGTTTCGAGACGCTGCTGTCCGACCTGCTGGAGATCAGCCGCTACGACGCGGGGTCCGTGCAGTTGGAGCTCGAGGCCACGAGCCTCGCGCATCTCGCGGAGGACATCATCGAGCAGATGCAGCCGCTCGCGGACGGACGAGGCACCGAGCTGCGTCTGGTCGCGCCTGGCGGCTACTCTCCGGTGGACATGGATCCGCGTCGCGTGCGCCGGGTGCTGCGCAACCTGATCGGCAACGCGATCGAGCACGGCGAGGGGCGCCCGGTCGTGGTGACCGTCGACAGCAATCAGCATGCCGTCGCCGCAGGGGTGCGCGACTTCGGGCTCGGCATGGAACCGGCGGATGCCGAGCGGGTGTTCGACCGCTTCTGGCGGGCGGATCCCTCGCGTCAGCGCACGATCGGCGGCACGGGTCTCGGGCTCTCCATCGCGCTCGGCGACGCGACCCTGCACGGCGGCAGTCTCGCGGTGTGGTCCGAGCTCGGGGTCGGCACGAACTTCGTGCTCACGCTGCCGCGCCGCGGCGACGCGTCAGAGGGGCCGTCGCCGATCTCGACGGAGCCGCAGGATTCGCTGTCCGAGATCGGCGACGCGACCCAGCCGATCCATCTCGCCGACATCCCGGCCGAGCTCTTCGACCGAGGGAGCATCGAATGA
- a CDS encoding PadR family transcriptional regulator — protein sequence MSVRQSLLAILAQGPCYGYQLRHEFDRRTGSVWPLNVGQIYNTLERLERDGLVARGAADAQGHVYWEITDAGADDVDRWLASPIERGRTTRDELAIKLAVAATLPGADAAEVIAIQRAAAEQHHATLVNVRDSREDHTPEGLAWSLVVDSMIFTADAELRWLDHVEARLARHPRHALTIELTADRPRRGRPARVEAVALV from the coding sequence ATGTCGGTGAGACAGAGTCTGCTCGCGATCCTCGCGCAGGGCCCCTGCTACGGCTACCAGCTGCGCCACGAGTTCGATCGCCGCACCGGCTCCGTCTGGCCGCTCAACGTGGGACAGATCTACAACACGCTCGAGCGCCTGGAGCGCGACGGCCTCGTCGCCAGAGGCGCCGCTGATGCCCAGGGCCACGTCTACTGGGAGATCACCGATGCCGGGGCGGATGACGTCGACCGCTGGCTGGCCTCGCCGATCGAGCGCGGGCGGACCACGCGCGACGAACTCGCGATCAAGCTGGCCGTGGCGGCGACGCTTCCCGGCGCCGACGCCGCCGAGGTCATCGCGATCCAACGGGCCGCGGCCGAGCAGCACCACGCGACGCTCGTGAACGTGCGCGACTCCCGCGAGGACCACACCCCCGAAGGACTGGCGTGGTCGCTCGTGGTCGACTCGATGATCTTCACCGCCGACGCCGAGCTGCGCTGGCTCGATCATGTCGAGGCGCGCCTCGCCCGGCATCCGCGTCACGCGCTCACGATCGAGCTGACGGCCGACCGCCCTCGACGCGGCCGGCCGGCCAGGGTCGAGGCGGTCGCGCTCGTCTGA
- the secA gene encoding preprotein translocase subunit SecA, which yields MANPLEKLLRAGEGRVIRRLNQVVKAVNALEEDISKLTDDELRNETVELRERFAKGETLDQLMPEAFAAVREAAKRTLGMRAYDVQIMGGAALHLGNIAEMKTGEGKTLVATFPAYLNAIAGEGVHVITVNDFLASYQAELMGRVYRALGMTTGIIVSGQTPAVRREQYACDITYGTNNEFGFDYLRDNMAWRKEDLVQREHYFAIVDEVDSILIDEARTPLIISGPSSGEANRWFAEFAKIARTLEAGVDYEVDEKKRTVGVLEPGIEKVEDYLGIDNLYESANTPLISFLNNSIKALALFKKDTDYVVMNDEVMIVDEHTGRILVGRRYNEGIHQAIEAKEAVPVKAENQTLATVTLQNYFRLYDKLAGMTGTAETEAAEFMSTYKLGVIPIPTNRPMVRKDQSDLVYKNEAAKFAQVVEDIAERHANGQPVLVGTVSVEKSEYLSRLLAKKGVKHEVLNAKNHAREAEIVARAGRLGAVTVATNMAGRGTDIMLGGNAEFLAVQDLKGRGLDPVETPEEYEVAWDEAYEEKKAVVAEEAEKVIEAGGLYVLGTERHESRRIDNQLRGRSGRQGDPGESRFYLSLTDDLMRLFQSGAAEAILARTNFPDDVPIESGLVSRAIRSAQSQVESRNAEMRKNVLKYDDVLNRQREAIYADRRHILQGDDIADRVQHFIEDAISGVVRDHTGEGHNESWDFDALWTELKTLYPVSVTIDEVVSEAADRKGGITADGLTRELLSDAKIAYETREESLGEAATRELERRVVLQVLDRRWRDHLYEMDYLKDGIGLRAMAQRDPLIEYQREGYAMFQSMMGQIKEESVGYLYNLEVEVRRAADSQTAEVEAKGLSEGGGEQRLEYSAANDAGEVEVRDDRGRVQQAATDKMRQAAAARQAPADQPDAAPAERGAFGQRTDAAAPAAGNREQRRAQGKKKK from the coding sequence GTGGCCAATCCTCTTGAGAAGCTGCTGCGCGCGGGCGAAGGGCGGGTCATCCGCCGCCTGAACCAGGTGGTCAAGGCCGTGAACGCGCTGGAAGAGGACATCTCCAAGCTCACGGATGACGAACTGCGCAACGAGACCGTCGAGCTGCGGGAGCGGTTCGCCAAGGGCGAGACGCTCGATCAGCTGATGCCGGAGGCCTTCGCCGCCGTGCGTGAGGCGGCGAAGCGCACCCTGGGCATGCGCGCCTACGACGTGCAGATCATGGGCGGCGCGGCTCTCCACCTCGGCAACATCGCCGAGATGAAGACCGGTGAGGGCAAGACGCTCGTCGCCACGTTCCCCGCCTACCTCAACGCGATCGCGGGTGAGGGCGTCCACGTGATCACGGTCAATGACTTCCTCGCGAGCTACCAGGCCGAGCTCATGGGTCGCGTGTACCGCGCGCTGGGCATGACGACCGGCATCATCGTCTCGGGTCAGACCCCGGCGGTCCGCCGTGAGCAGTACGCGTGCGACATCACCTACGGCACGAACAACGAGTTCGGATTCGACTACCTGCGCGACAACATGGCGTGGCGCAAGGAAGACCTCGTGCAGCGCGAGCACTATTTCGCCATCGTCGACGAGGTCGACTCGATCCTCATCGACGAGGCGCGCACCCCGCTGATCATCTCGGGTCCCTCGTCGGGTGAGGCCAACCGCTGGTTCGCCGAGTTCGCCAAGATCGCGCGCACCCTCGAGGCGGGCGTGGACTACGAGGTCGACGAGAAGAAGCGCACCGTCGGCGTGCTCGAGCCCGGTATCGAGAAGGTCGAGGACTACCTCGGCATCGACAACCTGTACGAGTCCGCGAACACCCCGCTGATCTCGTTCCTGAACAACTCGATCAAGGCGCTCGCGCTGTTCAAGAAGGACACCGACTACGTCGTCATGAACGACGAGGTCATGATCGTCGATGAGCACACCGGCCGCATCCTGGTCGGTCGTCGCTACAACGAGGGCATCCACCAGGCGATCGAGGCGAAGGAGGCGGTTCCGGTCAAGGCCGAGAACCAGACCCTCGCGACGGTCACCCTGCAGAACTACTTCCGTCTCTACGACAAGCTCGCCGGTATGACCGGTACCGCCGAGACCGAGGCGGCCGAGTTCATGTCCACCTACAAGCTCGGCGTCATCCCGATCCCGACCAACCGGCCGATGGTGCGCAAGGACCAGTCCGACCTCGTCTACAAGAACGAGGCGGCGAAGTTCGCCCAGGTCGTGGAGGACATCGCCGAGCGTCACGCCAACGGCCAGCCGGTGCTGGTGGGAACGGTGAGCGTCGAGAAGAGCGAGTACCTCTCCCGGCTCCTCGCGAAGAAGGGCGTCAAGCACGAGGTCCTGAACGCCAAGAACCACGCGCGGGAGGCGGAGATCGTCGCCCGCGCCGGTCGGCTCGGTGCCGTGACGGTCGCGACCAACATGGCCGGTCGTGGAACCGACATCATGCTCGGTGGAAACGCCGAGTTCCTCGCCGTGCAGGATCTGAAGGGCCGCGGTCTCGACCCGGTCGAGACGCCGGAGGAGTACGAGGTCGCCTGGGACGAGGCCTACGAGGAGAAGAAGGCCGTCGTCGCCGAGGAGGCCGAGAAGGTCATCGAGGCCGGGGGACTGTACGTGCTCGGTACCGAGCGCCACGAGTCCCGACGGATCGACAACCAGCTCCGTGGTCGTTCCGGCCGTCAGGGCGATCCCGGCGAGAGCCGTTTCTACCTCAGCCTCACCGACGATCTGATGCGCCTGTTCCAGTCGGGCGCCGCCGAGGCGATCCTGGCTCGCACGAACTTCCCCGACGACGTGCCGATCGAGTCGGGTCTCGTCTCCCGCGCGATCCGCAGCGCGCAGTCGCAGGTCGAGTCCCGCAACGCCGAGATGCGCAAGAACGTCCTCAAGTACGACGACGTCCTCAACCGCCAGCGCGAGGCCATCTACGCCGATCGCCGCCACATCCTGCAGGGCGACGACATCGCCGACCGGGTGCAGCACTTCATCGAGGACGCGATCAGCGGTGTCGTTCGCGACCACACGGGCGAGGGTCACAACGAGAGCTGGGACTTCGACGCGCTCTGGACCGAGCTCAAGACCCTCTACCCGGTCAGCGTCACGATCGACGAGGTCGTCTCCGAGGCCGCGGACCGCAAGGGCGGCATCACGGCGGACGGCCTCACCCGCGAGCTGCTCTCGGATGCGAAGATCGCGTACGAGACGCGTGAGGAGTCGCTCGGCGAGGCGGCGACCCGTGAGCTCGAGCGTCGCGTGGTGCTGCAGGTGCTCGACCGCCGCTGGCGCGATCACCTGTACGAGATGGACTACCTCAAGGACGGCATCGGCCTGCGGGCGATGGCGCAGCGCGACCCGCTGATCGAGTATCAGCGCGAGGGCTACGCGATGTTCCAGTCGATGATGGGCCAGATCAAGGAGGAGTCCGTCGGCTACCTCTACAACCTCGAGGTCGAGGTGCGGCGTGCCGCAGACTCGCAGACCGCTGAGGTCGAGGCCAAGGGACTGTCCGAGGGCGGCGGCGAGCAGCGCCTCGAGTACTCCGCGGCGAACGATGCGGGCGAGGTCGAGGTGCGCGACGACCGGGGGCGGGTGCAGCAGGCCGCCACCGACAAGATGCGCCAGGCGGCCGCGGCTCGTCAGGCACCTGCGGATCAGCCCGACGCGGCACCGGCCGAACGCGGGGCGTTCGGACAGCGCACCGATGCGGCAGCACCCGCCGCGGGCAACCGCGAGCAGCGCCGCGCCCAGGGCAAGAAGAAGAAGTAG
- a CDS encoding ComF family protein, translated as MPSSAAAPAVRAIDAVRAIGADVLALLLAATCAGCDAPETLLCASCRQRIRARPVVTGTTAGLLVRAAMPFESVPARCVRRLKDEGETRLAHPLGAALGEVLRGVLEARPAGEVAVVPVPSSRAAFRRRGYRVPDLLIRRAGYTPRRLLSTRRPTADQRGLDVESRSRNVHGSMCAKGSGGLAVVLVDDVMTTGATLDEAARALRVAGADVLSAVVLAATPRHSERNAYASETRRK; from the coding sequence ATGCCGTCATCCGCCGCCGCCCCCGCCGTCCGTGCCATCGACGCCGTCCGTGCCATCGGTGCCGACGTCCTCGCGCTGCTGCTCGCGGCCACGTGCGCCGGGTGCGATGCGCCGGAGACGCTGCTCTGCGCGTCCTGCCGGCAGCGCATCCGGGCGCGGCCGGTCGTCACCGGCACGACAGCCGGACTCCTCGTCCGTGCCGCGATGCCGTTCGAGTCGGTGCCCGCGCGCTGCGTGCGGCGGCTCAAGGACGAGGGCGAGACCCGGCTCGCGCACCCGTTGGGGGCTGCGCTGGGCGAGGTGCTGCGGGGCGTGCTCGAGGCCCGACCCGCAGGTGAGGTCGCGGTGGTGCCGGTTCCGAGCTCACGAGCGGCCTTCCGTCGCCGAGGCTACCGGGTCCCGGACCTCCTGATCCGTCGCGCGGGGTACACACCCCGTCGCCTTCTCTCCACCCGCCGTCCGACGGCGGATCAACGAGGGCTCGACGTCGAGAGTCGCTCGCGCAACGTGCACGGGAGCATGTGCGCGAAGGGCAGTGGCGGGCTCGCCGTGGTGCTCGTCGACGACGTCATGACCACGGGCGCCACCCTCGATGAGGCGGCGCGGGCGCTGCGGGTCGCCGGGGCGGACGTCCTGTCCGCGGTCGTACTGGCCGCCACACCACGTCACAGTGAACGGAATGCGTACGCATCGGAGACACGCAGGAAATGA
- the hpf gene encoding ribosome hibernation-promoting factor, HPF/YfiA family: METSIVGVGVGITDRFRTVVEEKIAKIQTFASRAQRLDVKVTHRVYRNGRVPDETVELTLVSKGPVVRAEATDGDKFVALDLAVDKMAEQLRRAKEKRVDGRQHPRGAHFEKESGALEGIDVQPASVEVLRAVATGTVPIQNEEDEVYSPVVIRTKSFDAEWMTVEEAVDRMELVGHDFFLFVDVRTDHPSVVYRRKGWDYGVIALETQAPPAEALAS, from the coding sequence ATGGAAACGAGCATCGTTGGCGTCGGGGTGGGAATCACCGACCGCTTCAGAACCGTTGTCGAAGAGAAGATCGCCAAGATCCAGACGTTCGCGTCACGTGCGCAGCGATTGGACGTGAAGGTCACCCACCGGGTGTATCGCAACGGCCGTGTACCCGATGAGACCGTCGAACTCACGCTCGTGAGCAAGGGACCGGTCGTGCGGGCCGAGGCCACCGACGGCGACAAATTCGTCGCCCTCGACCTGGCGGTGGACAAGATGGCGGAGCAGCTCCGTCGAGCCAAGGAGAAGCGGGTCGACGGACGTCAGCACCCGCGCGGCGCGCATTTCGAGAAGGAGAGCGGTGCCCTGGAGGGCATCGACGTCCAGCCCGCATCCGTCGAGGTCCTTCGCGCCGTCGCGACGGGCACCGTGCCGATCCAGAACGAGGAGGACGAGGTCTACTCGCCCGTCGTCATCCGCACCAAGAGCTTCGATGCGGAGTGGATGACCGTCGAGGAGGCGGTCGATCGCATGGAGCTGGTCGGCCACGACTTCTTCCTGTTCGTCGACGTGCGCACCGACCACCCGAGCGTGGTCTACCGCCGCAAGGGCTGGGACTACGGTGTCATCGCACTCGAGACGCAGGCTCCGCCCGCCGAGGCGCTCGCCTCCTGA
- the mtrA gene encoding MtrAB system response regulator MtrA, with the protein MTSRILVVDDDTALAEMIGIVLRTEGFEPVFCADGARAVEEWRTQRPDLVLLDLMLPGMDGIEICTRIRAESGVPVIMLTARSDTADVVRGLEVGADDYIVKPFNPKELVARIRTRLRPTPQTVGEQLRVGDLTVDVDAHEVRRGTAPIALTPLEFQLLVALASKPQQVFSREMLLEQVWGYHYKADTRLVNVHVQRLRAKVELDPDNPKIVMTVRGVGYRAGSAG; encoded by the coding sequence ATGACCTCACGCATTCTTGTGGTCGACGATGACACCGCGCTCGCCGAGATGATCGGCATCGTGCTGCGCACGGAGGGCTTCGAGCCGGTGTTCTGCGCCGACGGAGCGCGGGCCGTCGAGGAGTGGCGCACGCAGCGTCCCGACCTCGTGCTGCTCGACCTGATGCTCCCCGGCATGGACGGCATCGAGATCTGCACGCGGATCCGGGCCGAATCCGGAGTCCCCGTCATCATGCTCACCGCCCGCAGCGACACCGCCGACGTGGTGCGCGGCCTGGAGGTCGGGGCCGACGATTACATCGTGAAGCCCTTCAATCCGAAGGAGCTCGTCGCCCGCATCCGCACCAGGCTCCGCCCCACTCCGCAGACGGTCGGCGAACAGCTGCGCGTGGGCGATCTCACCGTCGACGTCGATGCGCACGAGGTGCGGCGCGGCACGGCGCCGATCGCTCTGACCCCGCTGGAGTTCCAGCTGCTCGTCGCCCTCGCGTCCAAGCCGCAGCAGGTCTTCTCCCGCGAGATGCTCCTCGAGCAGGTGTGGGGCTACCACTACAAGGCGGACACCCGCCTGGTCAACGTGCACGTCCAGCGTCTGAGGGCCAAGGTCGAGCTCGATCCCGACAATCCCAAGATCGTCATGACGGTGCGCGGCGTGGGTTACCGCGCCGGGAGCGCGGGATAG